The following proteins are encoded in a genomic region of Paenibacillus sp. FSL R7-0273:
- the argB gene encoding acetylglutamate kinase: MSEQKIEKLFVMKCGGSTLAALPDSFFEDLRELQASGVQPVIVHGGGPAISENLAKLGIESRFVNGLRVTTEEVLDVVEMTLAGSINKAIVRRIQGSGGQALGLSGVDGNLILARPVANSDEVGQVGEVTGVKAEIVQGILALGYIPVIAPIGVDAGGQRYNINADTAAGAVASFVESPSMIVVTDVPGIMRVMDGEKVVLPSVTVSEIEELIASGEIYGGMIPKVRAAMDCIQGSVSEVVIVDGKEPQVLSRVLGGEKLGTRIIRS, from the coding sequence ATGAGTGAGCAAAAGATAGAAAAGCTGTTTGTGATGAAATGCGGCGGGAGTACGCTGGCTGCGCTGCCGGATTCTTTTTTTGAGGATCTGCGGGAGCTGCAGGCCAGCGGGGTTCAGCCTGTCATTGTACACGGCGGCGGACCGGCAATTTCGGAGAATCTGGCGAAGCTGGGGATTGAGAGCCGCTTTGTGAACGGACTGCGGGTGACCACAGAGGAAGTGCTGGATGTTGTAGAGATGACGCTGGCAGGCAGCATCAACAAGGCGATTGTCCGCAGGATCCAGGGCAGCGGCGGGCAGGCGCTTGGCTTGTCCGGTGTGGACGGCAATCTGATACTGGCACGGCCTGTAGCCAACAGTGATGAAGTAGGGCAGGTCGGCGAGGTGACCGGGGTTAAGGCGGAGATTGTTCAAGGGATTCTCGCACTCGGCTACATTCCGGTTATTGCACCTATTGGTGTAGATGCCGGGGGGCAGCGTTACAATATTAATGCAGATACGGCGGCTGGGGCGGTGGCTTCTTTTGTAGAGTCGCCTTCAATGATTGTGGTCACGGATGTTCCCGGGATTATGCGTGTAATGGACGGTGAAAAGGTCGTACTGCCGTCAGTTACTGTGTCAGAGATCGAAGAGCTGATTGCCAGCGGTGAAATTTACGGCGGAATGATTCCGAAAGTGCGTGCGGCGATGGACTGCATCCAGGGCAGCGTGTCTGAAGTTGTTATTGTAGACGGCAAGGAGCCGCAGGTGCTGAGCAGGGTGCTGGGCGGGGAGAAGCTCGGGACGAGAATTATCCGTTCGTAG
- the argJ gene encoding bifunctional ornithine acetyltransferase/N-acetylglutamate synthase: protein MSINQAYTVVEGGSITAPKGFTSAGLHCGLKKTTRNDLGVILCEVPATAAAVYTTNVFQAAPLKVTRKSLADGILQAVIVNSGNANACTGEQGEADAYEMRAAAAKALGVSEQNVAVASTGVIGELLKMDRVRTGIAGIQEKLDGGASGAEEFSQAILTTDLVKKECCVEVLVGGEKVTIAGAAKGSGMIHPNMATMLGFMTTDALIDGEDLQTLLSTATNTTFNMITVDGDTSTNDMLVTMASGLAGNEKLTRLHADWDAFAAAFTHVCRHLAMAIARDGEGATKLIEVQISGAVHDEAAGAIAKTVVGSSLVKSAIFGADANWGRIIAAVGRAGVPVSPEKVDISLGEIEVLRQSRPVAFDEEQALHYLQKTDTVLITVTLADGEGKATAWGCDLTYDYVRINAAYRT, encoded by the coding sequence ATGAGCATAAATCAGGCATATACCGTCGTGGAGGGCGGAAGCATTACCGCACCAAAGGGCTTTACCTCTGCAGGACTGCACTGCGGCCTCAAAAAAACAACCCGCAACGATCTGGGAGTCATCCTCTGTGAGGTTCCGGCAACGGCTGCGGCTGTGTATACAACAAATGTTTTCCAGGCTGCGCCGCTTAAAGTAACCCGGAAAAGTCTGGCGGACGGCATCCTGCAGGCGGTCATCGTGAACAGCGGGAACGCGAATGCCTGCACAGGCGAGCAGGGCGAAGCCGATGCTTATGAGATGCGTGCAGCTGCGGCCAAAGCGCTTGGCGTGAGTGAGCAGAATGTTGCAGTAGCTTCGACCGGAGTGATCGGTGAACTGCTGAAGATGGACCGTGTGCGTACCGGGATTGCCGGCATTCAGGAGAAGCTGGATGGAGGCGCCTCCGGAGCGGAGGAGTTCAGCCAGGCTATTTTGACAACCGATCTGGTGAAAAAAGAATGCTGCGTCGAAGTGCTCGTCGGCGGAGAAAAAGTAACGATTGCCGGCGCGGCCAAAGGATCGGGGATGATCCATCCGAATATGGCCACGATGCTGGGCTTCATGACGACGGATGCCCTGATTGACGGGGAGGATCTGCAGACCCTGCTGAGCACCGCTACTAATACCACTTTTAATATGATTACTGTTGATGGGGATACAAGCACGAATGATATGCTGGTAACGATGGCCAGCGGCCTGGCCGGGAATGAGAAGCTGACGCGTCTGCATGCGGACTGGGATGCTTTTGCCGCAGCGTTTACCCATGTGTGCCGGCATCTGGCGATGGCGATTGCGAGAGACGGTGAGGGTGCGACCAAACTGATTGAGGTCCAGATCAGCGGTGCGGTACATGATGAGGCTGCCGGGGCGATTGCCAAGACGGTGGTAGGCTCGAGTCTGGTGAAATCGGCGATTTTTGGGGCGGATGCCAACTGGGGCCGGATTATTGCGGCCGTTGGACGCGCCGGTGTTCCGGTATCGCCGGAGAAGGTGGATATTTCGCTTGGTGAGATTGAGGTGCTGCGCCAGTCGCGCCCGGTGGCTTTTGATGAGGAACAGGCTCTTCACTATCTGCAAAAGACCGATACGGTGCTCATTACCGTAACTCTGGCTGACGGCGAAGGCAAAGCTACAGCCTGGGGCTGTGATCTCACTTATGATTATGTGCGGATTAATGCTGCATACCGTACCTGA
- the argC gene encoding N-acetyl-gamma-glutamyl-phosphate reductase: MTVAGKLRAAIVGSTGYGGVELIRLLQNHPDIEITSVISSSSAGEPIEQGFPHLTGIVERKLDGVDPAEIAGRADVVFTATPSGVSAKLVPQLLEAGLKVVDLSGDFRLKDGAEYEEWYKHTAPPAEYLEQAVYGLCEVYGERAAGVDFISNPGCYPTATLLGLIPAVEAGWIKPESIIIDAKSGISGAGRGVNLGVHYAEVNENFKAYKVNKHQHIPEIEQVLTDISGEKVTVTFTTHLVPMTRGIMSTMYAGMNGAYSEQDFVELYRKHYAGRSFVRIREAGVLPATKEVSGSNYCDIGFSADARTGRVTIVSVIDNIVKGAAGQAIQNLNLMMGWEETRGLGYTPVYP, translated from the coding sequence ATGACAGTGGCAGGCAAGCTGAGAGCGGCGATAGTGGGATCGACGGGGTATGGTGGCGTGGAGCTGATCAGGCTTTTGCAGAACCATCCGGATATAGAAATTACATCGGTAATCTCTTCATCTAGTGCCGGAGAGCCGATTGAGCAGGGTTTTCCGCATTTGACGGGAATTGTGGAGCGGAAGCTGGATGGCGTTGATCCGGCGGAGATCGCGGGCAGGGCAGATGTAGTGTTCACGGCAACACCGTCGGGTGTGAGTGCCAAGCTGGTGCCGCAGCTGCTGGAAGCGGGCCTGAAGGTTGTCGATCTGTCCGGCGATTTCCGGCTGAAGGACGGAGCGGAGTATGAAGAGTGGTATAAGCATACGGCCCCGCCCGCTGAATATCTGGAGCAGGCTGTATACGGGTTATGTGAGGTGTATGGTGAACGCGCTGCAGGAGTTGATTTTATCTCCAATCCGGGATGTTACCCGACCGCTACGCTGCTGGGACTGATTCCTGCGGTAGAGGCAGGCTGGATCAAGCCGGAGAGCATTATTATCGATGCGAAGTCGGGCATTTCCGGAGCGGGACGCGGTGTGAATCTGGGCGTTCATTATGCCGAGGTCAATGAGAACTTTAAGGCCTATAAGGTCAACAAGCATCAGCATATTCCGGAGATTGAACAGGTTCTTACCGATATTTCCGGGGAAAAGGTAACCGTGACCTTCACAACCCATCTGGTGCCGATGACCCGGGGAATTATGAGCACCATGTATGCAGGGATGAACGGCGCTTATAGCGAGCAGGATTTTGTGGAATTATACCGTAAGCATTATGCAGGCCGGTCTTTTGTGCGGATTCGTGAGGCTGGAGTGCTTCCGGCGACCAAAGAGGTGAGCGGCTCGAATTATTGCGATATCGGCTTCTCGGCAGATGCCCGTACAGGACGGGTAACGATTGTGTCTGTCATCGACAACATTGTTAAAGGCGCAGCAGGGCAGGCGATTCAGAACCTGAATTTGATGATGGGATGGGAGGAAACCCGCGGCCTCGGTTATACACCAGTGTATCCGTAA
- a CDS encoding YitT family protein, whose amino-acid sequence MQTINSRNKPPLIPLNGPLRHTVDIALILIGSFITGLGFNLFFLPNQIASGGVSGLSVLADEWFGAEPAFTQWALNIPLFILGVIFLGKQYGMRSLLGSFVLPLFIYLTKDGPVPTHNPLLASIYGGIAVGLGLGLVFRGRGSTGGLTIAAQIIQKFTGFSFSLSVVLLDGTVITLAAFVLGMEQAMYALIGLFVTGRVINALEVGFSVTKVAYIISDHTEAISQAILNDLDRGLTKLNAQGGYTGDNRVVLMAVVGQNEITRLKAIVRSVDPGAFVIITEAHEVLGEGFKREA is encoded by the coding sequence ATGCAAACAATAAATTCACGCAATAAACCGCCGCTAATTCCACTAAACGGGCCGCTGCGCCATACTGTGGATATAGCTTTGATTCTGATTGGTTCATTCATTACCGGTCTCGGATTTAACCTGTTTTTTCTGCCGAACCAGATCGCTTCGGGGGGAGTCTCCGGCTTATCGGTGCTTGCCGACGAGTGGTTCGGCGCTGAGCCGGCTTTTACCCAGTGGGCGCTGAACATTCCTTTATTTATTCTCGGGGTTATTTTCCTCGGCAAGCAATATGGGATGCGCTCCCTGCTGGGCAGCTTCGTGCTGCCGCTGTTTATTTACCTGACCAAGGACGGTCCGGTTCCGACGCATAATCCGCTGCTTGCCTCCATTTACGGGGGGATTGCCGTGGGTCTTGGGCTGGGACTGGTGTTCCGCGGACGCGGATCTACGGGCGGACTGACGATAGCAGCGCAGATTATTCAAAAGTTCACCGGCTTCAGCTTCTCGCTGTCTGTCGTGCTGCTGGACGGTACGGTTATTACACTGGCAGCTTTTGTACTGGGCATGGAGCAGGCGATGTATGCACTGATCGGACTGTTCGTGACCGGAAGAGTAATCAATGCGCTGGAAGTGGGCTTTAGTGTGACCAAGGTGGCTTATATCATTTCGGATCATACGGAGGCGATCTCCCAGGCGATTCTGAATGACCTGGACCGCGGGCTGACCAAGCTGAACGCACAGGGCGGCTATACCGGTGATAACCGGGTGGTGCTGATGGCGGTTGTCGGGCAGAACGAAATTACCCGGCTAAAAGCGATCGTCCGGTCCGTTGATCCGGGCGCGTTCGTTATCATTACGGAGGCCCATGAGGTGCTCGGTGAAGGATTTAAAAGAGAAGCGTAG
- the prfB gene encoding peptide chain release factor 2 (programmed frameshift), translated as MIDFTVKQDLREIGKKLTNLRGSLDLDLKLEVIANFEEKMAAPDFWNDNEKAQAVIGEMNAVKSVVDQFEKLQQEYDDAAMMAELADEEGDEELAAEVAATIRAVAGKVDEFELQLLLNQPYDKLNAILELHPGAGGTESQDWGQMLLRMYTRWAEKSGFKVEVLDYLPGDEAGIKSVTLLIKGFNAYGYLKTEKGVHRLVRISPFDSSGRRHTSFVSCDVVPEISDDVEVEIRTEDLKIDTYRASGAGGQHINTTDSAVRITHIPTGVVVTCQNERSQIKNREQAMKMLRSKLYEQKLQEQQKQLDEIRGEQSDIAWGSQIRSYVFHPYSMVKDHRTSVETGNVGAVMDGDISPFIDGYLRSQIKTEVE; from the exons ATGATCGATTTTACCGTGAAGCAGGACCTGCGTGAAATAGGCAAGAAATTAACCAACCTTAGGGGGTCTCTT GACTTAGACCTGAAGCTGGAAGTCATTGCGAACTTTGAAGAGAAGATGGCGGCGCCGGATTTCTGGAATGACAATGAGAAGGCCCAGGCGGTCATCGGTGAGATGAACGCGGTCAAATCCGTAGTAGACCAGTTTGAGAAGCTGCAGCAGGAATATGATGATGCGGCAATGATGGCTGAGCTGGCCGACGAGGAAGGCGACGAGGAGCTGGCAGCAGAAGTGGCTGCAACGATCCGGGCAGTCGCCGGCAAGGTCGACGAGTTCGAGCTCCAGCTGCTGCTGAACCAGCCGTATGATAAGCTGAACGCTATCCTGGAGCTTCATCCGGGCGCAGGCGGAACGGAATCCCAGGACTGGGGCCAGATGCTGCTGCGCATGTACACACGCTGGGCGGAGAAAAGCGGCTTCAAGGTTGAAGTGCTTGACTACCTGCCGGGTGACGAGGCGGGTATCAAGAGCGTTACGCTGCTGATCAAAGGCTTTAACGCCTATGGCTACCTGAAGACGGAGAAGGGAGTGCACCGGCTGGTGCGTATATCCCCGTTCGATTCCTCCGGCAGACGGCATACCTCGTTCGTTTCCTGCGATGTCGTTCCGGAAATTTCGGATGATGTTGAAGTGGAAATCCGGACAGAGGATCTGAAGATCGATACCTACCGGGCCAGCGGTGCAGGCGGCCAGCATATCAATACGACGGACTCCGCGGTGCGGATCACGCATATTCCTACAGGAGTAGTGGTAACCTGTCAGAATGAACGCTCACAGATCAAGAACCGGGAGCAGGCGATGAAGATGCTGCGCTCTAAGCTGTATGAGCAGAAGCTGCAGGAGCAGCAGAAGCAGCTGGATGAGATCCGCGGGGAGCAGTCGGATATTGCCTGGGGCAGCCAGATACGCTCTTATGTGTTCCATCCCTACAGTATGGTGAAGGATCACCGGACTTCCGTAGAAACCGGGAATGTAGGAGCAGTAATGGACGGCGATATTAGCCCGTTCATTGACGGCTATTTGCGCAGCCAGATCAAGACAGAGGTTGAATAA
- the secA gene encoding preprotein translocase subunit SecA — MLGLVKKIFGDTNERDVKRLMKTVEVINGLEPEFVALSDEALKAKTEEFRARIEKGETLEEILPEAFATVREASKRTLGMRHFDVQLVGGMALHEGRISEMKTGEGKTLVGTLPVYLNALLSKGVHVVTVNDYLAQRDSAQMAQIYNFLGMTVGVNLNGMDHADKQAAYACDITYGTNNEFGFDYLRDNMVLYKEQMVQRPLYFCIIDEVDSILIDEARTPLIISGQAEKSTELYFAADRFVKKLTAEEDYTVDIKVKSVALTEKGVATAERAFGIENLYDHSHVTLNHHIVQALKANAIMRRDVDYVVNGDEVVIVDEFTGRLMAGRRYSDGLHQAIEAKEEIQVQNESMTLATITFQNYFRMYRKLGGMTGTAKTEEEEFKKIYGLEVLQVPTNKPNQREDMADVVYKSENGKFNAVVAEIVERHKKNQPVLVGTVSIENSERVSEMLKRKGIKHQVLNAKHHESEAEIISQAGQPGTVTIATNMAGRGTDITLGEGVRDVGGLHIIGTERHESRRIDNQLRGRAGRQGDPGSTQFYLSLGDELMKRFGADNVLNMMDRLGFEEDQPIESRMITRAIESAQKRVEGNNFDIRKVVLQYDDVMNQQREIIYKQRREILESENIKSVVTEMIKPVIDRVVRAHCSDDIPENWELQEVADYVNSKLLDEGALTRDDLWGKEVEEIVDFIFDRVMQKYDAREERLGAELVREFEKVIVLRSVDSKWMDHIDAMDQLRQGIHLRAYGGTDPLREYQFEGFEMFNAMTAAIQEEVATYIMKAHIEANQERQSVIEEDKISTNAEPAEKRPVHVEAAIGRNDPCPCGSGKKYKNCHGQNA, encoded by the coding sequence ATGCTAGGACTTGTAAAGAAAATATTCGGCGACACCAACGAACGCGATGTCAAGCGTCTGATGAAGACGGTCGAAGTTATTAACGGACTGGAACCTGAATTCGTAGCCCTCTCGGATGAGGCGCTTAAGGCGAAGACTGAAGAATTCCGGGCCCGGATTGAAAAAGGCGAGACCCTGGAAGAGATTCTTCCAGAAGCATTTGCAACCGTACGCGAAGCTTCCAAACGGACGCTGGGCATGCGGCATTTTGACGTACAGCTGGTTGGAGGTATGGCGCTGCATGAAGGCCGGATCTCCGAGATGAAGACAGGTGAAGGTAAGACACTGGTAGGTACATTGCCGGTTTATCTGAATGCACTGCTCAGCAAGGGTGTGCATGTCGTAACGGTGAATGATTATCTGGCTCAGCGTGACAGCGCGCAAATGGCACAAATCTATAACTTCCTGGGCATGACGGTCGGGGTCAACCTGAACGGCATGGACCATGCTGATAAACAAGCGGCATATGCCTGCGATATTACGTATGGCACGAACAATGAATTTGGCTTTGACTATCTGCGTGACAACATGGTGCTCTATAAGGAGCAGATGGTACAACGCCCGCTATATTTCTGTATTATAGATGAAGTGGACTCCATTCTGATCGACGAAGCCCGTACTCCGCTGATTATTTCCGGCCAAGCCGAGAAATCAACAGAGCTGTATTTTGCTGCAGACCGTTTTGTTAAGAAGCTGACGGCTGAAGAAGATTACACCGTTGATATTAAAGTGAAATCGGTAGCTTTGACTGAGAAGGGTGTGGCTACGGCTGAGCGCGCTTTTGGCATTGAGAACCTGTATGACCACAGCCACGTTACACTGAACCATCATATCGTTCAGGCTCTTAAGGCGAATGCCATCATGCGCCGTGATGTGGATTATGTGGTGAACGGTGATGAGGTTGTCATTGTCGATGAGTTCACTGGCCGTCTGATGGCTGGCCGCCGCTACAGCGACGGACTGCACCAGGCGATTGAAGCAAAGGAAGAAATCCAGGTACAGAATGAGAGCATGACCCTGGCAACGATCACCTTCCAGAACTACTTCCGGATGTACCGCAAGCTGGGCGGTATGACAGGTACGGCGAAGACGGAAGAAGAAGAGTTCAAGAAGATCTACGGCCTGGAAGTGCTGCAGGTACCGACCAATAAGCCAAACCAGCGTGAGGATATGGCTGACGTTGTTTATAAGAGCGAGAACGGCAAGTTTAATGCAGTAGTAGCAGAAATCGTGGAACGCCACAAAAAGAACCAGCCGGTGCTGGTAGGTACGGTATCGATCGAGAACTCTGAACGTGTATCTGAAATGCTGAAGCGTAAGGGCATCAAGCATCAGGTGCTGAATGCGAAGCATCATGAATCCGAAGCAGAGATCATTTCACAGGCCGGACAGCCGGGTACTGTAACGATTGCTACGAATATGGCTGGCCGCGGTACGGATATCACCCTTGGTGAGGGTGTGAGAGATGTTGGCGGTCTGCATATTATAGGTACAGAGCGTCATGAATCCCGCCGTATTGATAATCAGCTGCGCGGACGTGCCGGACGCCAAGGTGACCCGGGCTCTACACAATTCTATCTGTCCCTCGGTGATGAGCTCATGAAACGTTTCGGTGCAGACAATGTCCTGAATATGATGGACCGTCTGGGCTTTGAAGAGGATCAGCCGATTGAGAGCCGCATGATTACCCGTGCCATCGAATCGGCCCAGAAACGGGTTGAGGGTAATAACTTCGACATCCGCAAAGTCGTGCTGCAGTATGATGACGTCATGAACCAGCAGCGTGAAATTATCTATAAGCAGCGCCGTGAAATTCTCGAATCCGAGAATATCAAAAGTGTTGTAACCGAAATGATCAAGCCGGTCATTGACCGCGTAGTCCGCGCGCATTGCAGTGATGATATTCCCGAAAACTGGGAGCTGCAGGAGGTTGCTGACTATGTTAACAGCAAGCTGCTTGATGAAGGCGCCCTTACACGTGATGACCTCTGGGGTAAGGAAGTAGAAGAAATTGTTGATTTCATCTTTGACCGTGTTATGCAGAAATACGATGCACGCGAAGAGCGCCTTGGCGCTGAGCTGGTTCGTGAATTCGAAAAGGTTATCGTGCTTCGTTCTGTAGACAGCAAATGGATGGATCATATCGATGCGATGGATCAGCTCCGTCAAGGGATTCACCTGCGTGCATACGGCGGTACAGATCCGCTGCGCGAATATCAGTTTGAAGGCTTTGAGATGTTCAACGCCATGACTGCCGCCATTCAGGAGGAAGTTGCTACGTATATTATGAAGGCGCACATCGAGGCCAACCAGGAACGCCAGTCCGTAATCGAGGAAGATAAAATCTCGACCAACGCTGAGCCGGCTGAGAAACGTCCGGTGCACGTCGAAGCGGCTATCGGCCGTAACGATCCTTGCCCATGCGGCAGCGGCAAGAAGTACAAGAACTGCCACGGCCAGAACGCTTAG
- the hpf gene encoding ribosome hibernation-promoting factor, HPF/YfiA family, with protein MQFSIRGQQIEVTDALRDYVDKKLSRLEKYFDAPPTSEGYVTLSVVRGIHTVEVTIPLAGVTLRAEDRSDDMYASIDAVVDKLERQIRKHKTKLNRKFRQEGSLKTIFVEEPASAVAVEEQDYDDLEVVRNKRFTLKPMDVEEAILQMNMVGHNFFVFSNIETSEVSVVYKRNDGKYGLIEQD; from the coding sequence ATGCAATTCAGCATTCGAGGTCAACAAATTGAAGTGACAGATGCTTTGAGAGATTATGTTGATAAAAAGCTCAGCAGACTTGAGAAGTATTTCGATGCACCCCCTACCTCAGAAGGATATGTGACGCTTAGCGTAGTCCGCGGCATCCACACGGTGGAAGTCACAATTCCGCTCGCCGGTGTAACGCTTCGTGCAGAAGACCGCAGCGATGACATGTACGCATCTATTGATGCTGTTGTGGACAAGCTGGAACGGCAGATCCGCAAGCACAAAACTAAGCTCAACCGTAAGTTCCGCCAGGAGGGCAGCCTGAAGACAATCTTCGTCGAAGAACCGGCAAGTGCCGTTGCTGTCGAGGAGCAGGATTACGATGATCTGGAAGTAGTGCGGAACAAGCGCTTCACTCTGAAGCCAATGGATGTAGAGGAAGCTATTCTGCAGATGAACATGGTTGGACATAATTTCTTCGTATTCTCCAACATTGAGACTTCTGAAGTAAGTGTTGTTTACAAACGCAATGACGGAAAGTACGGCCTGATCGAACAGGATTAA
- a CDS encoding S-layer homology domain-containing protein: MKKMWRGLMTGVLGISMLFGALGSVSAATAKDIQGHWAQSQLQDWLDKGYLQGYADGTVKPNNAITRGEYVALVNRLFGFTDTAAITFTDLKSNNWAYSEVAKAVRAGYIGGYENNTFRATSPITRQEAAVITAKLLGLNTNSTTLTFKDSAQVSSWAKGAVAAAAAKSIINGYPDGTFGPKKALTRAEAVGIIGNSAANRPGGSGGTVTPTPTPTPAATATPAPTATPAIPGGGGNSGGGGNGGSVSPTVSNVTYGHVGSVTADVYLTPSVTGAVYYVVAPYSSTATAPNYLQVRDGLTAAGSPGVNAGSTAATAGSTVSFSVYGLQPNTEYSAYIAVADTAGSWSGVYTLRLATASAGGTAIAALSPGSMGTVTADVYVTAGQTGGTSTPVRYVVLPANAANPTAEQIAAGQNSLGEQLAAPWSGGFTSVPGVRQTLTLSGLTSNTAYKVYVIAGSGTAWSPVELLRIHTK, from the coding sequence ATGAAGAAAATGTGGCGTGGTTTAATGACCGGAGTACTTGGAATCAGTATGTTGTTCGGGGCTCTGGGAAGTGTCTCTGCAGCAACAGCCAAGGACATTCAAGGGCACTGGGCGCAGAGCCAATTGCAGGATTGGCTGGATAAAGGTTACCTGCAGGGCTATGCTGACGGAACGGTAAAACCGAATAATGCAATTACCCGCGGAGAATATGTTGCGCTGGTAAACCGCCTGTTTGGGTTTACGGATACGGCAGCCATTACCTTTACAGATCTTAAAAGCAACAACTGGGCTTACAGTGAAGTGGCCAAGGCTGTAAGAGCCGGATATATCGGCGGATATGAGAACAATACGTTCCGCGCCACCAGCCCGATTACCCGGCAAGAAGCAGCGGTCATTACCGCAAAGCTGCTCGGCTTGAACACTAACAGCACAACGCTCACGTTTAAGGATAGTGCCCAAGTGTCCTCGTGGGCTAAAGGAGCAGTTGCAGCTGCGGCTGCCAAGAGCATCATTAACGGTTATCCGGACGGAACCTTCGGACCGAAGAAGGCTCTGACAAGAGCGGAGGCAGTCGGAATAATCGGGAACTCAGCGGCAAATAGACCTGGCGGTTCAGGTGGTACCGTTACACCGACACCTACGCCTACACCAGCCGCGACAGCTACTCCGGCACCGACTGCAACGCCTGCCATCCCGGGAGGCGGAGGTAACAGCGGCGGGGGCGGAAACGGCGGCAGCGTCTCACCGACCGTAAGCAATGTGACCTACGGGCATGTTGGTTCTGTTACGGCTGATGTATATCTTACTCCGTCAGTGACGGGTGCCGTTTATTATGTTGTTGCCCCTTACAGCAGCACAGCTACAGCGCCGAATTATCTGCAGGTCCGTGACGGTCTGACTGCTGCCGGATCGCCAGGCGTGAATGCCGGTTCAACGGCTGCAACTGCTGGCAGCACTGTGTCGTTCTCAGTTTACGGCTTGCAGCCTAACACGGAGTATTCAGCCTACATTGCCGTTGCTGATACTGCGGGAAGCTGGTCAGGTGTATACACTCTGCGTCTGGCTACTGCCTCAGCGGGCGGGACAGCCATAGCTGCGCTCAGCCCGGGCTCCATGGGGACAGTTACAGCTGATGTTTATGTGACAGCCGGACAGACAGGCGGAACGTCAACGCCAGTACGCTATGTGGTCCTTCCGGCAAATGCTGCTAATCCTACTGCAGAACAGATTGCAGCAGGGCAAAACAGCTTGGGTGAACAGCTTGCTGCTCCTTGGAGCGGCGGCTTTACATCAGTGCCGGGAGTAAGGCAGACACTGACACTGAGCGGTCTTACGAGTAATACGGCTTATAAAGTGTATGTCATTGCAGGCAGCGGAACAGCTTGGTCTCCGGTGGAGCTTTTACGGATCCATACAAAATAG
- a CDS encoding cold shock domain-containing protein, with protein sequence MEGKVKWFNAEKGYGFIETADGGDVFVHFSAIQTDGFKTLDEGQSVEFDIVEGARGPQAANVIKL encoded by the coding sequence ATGGAAGGTAAAGTAAAATGGTTTAACGCAGAAAAAGGTTATGGCTTCATCGAAACTGCCGATGGTGGCGACGTATTCGTACACTTCTCCGCGATCCAAACTGATGGCTTTAAGACTTTGGATGAAGGTCAATCCGTAGAGTTTGACATTGTTGAAGGTGCGCGCGGACCACAAGCAGCTAACGTCATCAAATTATAA